Genomic segment of Parageobacillus genomosp. 1:
CTGCCAAATGGCATGCCGGATGGCTTCGGCGACATAACGCGCTTCTCCTTTGTTTGGCGAAAGTAAATGGAAAAAGGAAGCCACTTGTTCATTAATATCAAATGTTTCGCGAATAAACGTCGGTGTATCCGCGTTTAATTCGATCAGCTTAAACGTTCCGCCGGCATATGCGAGGTCAGCGCGAGCAATCACGGTTTCCGCCGGAAGCACGGAAATGCGCAAAAACGGAAGCGTATCTGGATGAAATCCTAACAATCGAAGCGTCTCATCGGGCAGCTGCCGCAACAGGCCTGCGGTTTTCCGAAACAAATAGCCGATGCGGTTCGTGGCCGTTCGTATTTGCTCGATTTCCCGAGTCGTTAACGTATAGTAATCCAACAAAGCATATTCCGCGCCGTATAAGTCGGCCCAAAAATCAGGGATTGCCCCGTAAAACTGGGCGCGCCGCTGGCGGTGTTGTTCAATCGAATACATCGTTACCCTCCAAAAAAGCTGCCTTTCGTTCCCGAACCGATTCCGGATTTCGCCCGTGCCTTAAATTCCGCGCTCTGTTGATAGCTTTTATACGCCGCAGAACGTTGCAGCTTGCGTTTCGACGAATAATAATGGCCTCCATAATAATAATGTCGATAATAAGAACTGTCATCGTCGTCACAAACATACGTCCCCGTTGATGAATCCCACTCCCAATCGTCACAATCCCGATCCTTCGGTTTCGGTGGCAAACTCTCATCGCTGCAGGCAGTAAGTGAAGCGACCATCAACGTCGACAGCACGCCAATCATCATCTTCTTCGTGTTATTCATCGATTAGCCTCTCCTTCTTCCATAACAAGTCCTGTTGCAGTTACATAAAGAACATACACTTTTCGGTCCTCATCAATTTCCGCACTGTCGCGAAGCCATTCTTTCCCGTGAAAATACGTAAATGAACTCCCTATATACGCCATCACATCGAGATGGGAAGGAAGCTCGACCACCGTTATTATAGGATGTCCGTTTTCCTCATCAAGTTCGCGGACTTCGAGCCGCAAACCGCTGCTTACTACTTCTGTCTCTTGCCGGCCCCGCTCCCATTCTTCGACATAAATGACAAACGTATCGTGTTCGAGCGCGGAAGAAACTTGCCGATACGTCACTCCTTCTTTCACAAAAAACTCGCATTCGCGCCGGGTAATAATTTGCGGCAAGTCAATGGATTCATAAAAATAAAGCAGTCGATAGTTTTCCTCGCCAAGCCATAGCCGATACTCCAATCGATTCACTACATTTCCCGCCTTTCCAAATCTGATGCAACTACTAGTACGGATATCACGGGAAATTGGTTTCATTCTTCAATGAACGGTTATTTTCCAATAATAAAAAAATATTTCTTAACGTTAAGAAACGTTAAGAAGAGATAAAAAGTTTTATTGAATAATTTCACTTTTATCGCTTGCCTTTCCTTCACGTTCAAACGAGAACACACCTTGCATCATTAATAGGCGATGCTGCCGGATAAGCAGCAATATCGTCACACCGTATACAATGCTGATGGCAAATGGAACAATATAAAAAGACAGTTCCATAAAGACGATGCCGAAAAAAGACGCGGCGAACACAGTGGTAATCGTTTGAAACAAGTATACTTTGCTATCATATATCCAAACATAAGGCAGAAAGTGAGCTCCCGCAAGCACACCAATCGCAAAAGGAACCCAATCAGGCTGATGGAGAACAATCATGATGACAAGGGGCGCAAAAAAGAGTTGAACTCCTCCGACAAGTCCCGCCACAGTCGACAGCGGATTAGAAGAGAGGAAGTTAATGCGCAATAATTTGGAAATGAGGATGGCCAAAGGCATGATCGCCCCTATTCCAAACACATACATCCATACTAATGTTTCTGGCGTTACAACGAAACTACTAATTCCTACGAACAACCAAAACAATATACCGGC
This window contains:
- a CDS encoding DUF7010 family protein, which codes for MKKSSYEMNLYELKKDLSMETGLGYPVFLAGILFWLFVGISSFVVTPETLVWMYVFGIGAIMPLAILISKLLRINFLSSNPLSTVAGLVGGVQLFFAPLVIMIVLHQPDWVPFAIGVLAGAHFLPYVWIYDSKVYLFQTITTVFAASFFGIVFMELSFYIVPFAISIVYGVTILLLIRQHRLLMMQGVFSFEREGKASDKSEIIQ